The following are encoded in a window of Spea bombifrons isolate aSpeBom1 chromosome 2, aSpeBom1.2.pri, whole genome shotgun sequence genomic DNA:
- the HAO2 gene encoding 2-Hydroxyacid oxidase 2, which yields MSLICLSDYEAYAKDHLPKATWEYYAAGADDCCTRDDNLLAFKRIRLRPRMLRDVSVTDTRTTVLGTEISCPIGIAPTAFHCLAWPDGEMSTARAAESLNLCYVASTYSTCSVEEIVAAAPDGFRWFQLYVYRDRKLSEQLVHRVEALGFKALVLTVDVPYTGKRRSDIRNKFRLPPHLKVKNFEGVFEENCGPDNYGVPANTLDPSISWKDIYWLRSLTRLPIIIKGILTKEDAELAVEHGVQGIIVSNHGGRQLDGELATIDALSEIVDAVQGRIEVYIDGGIRTGSDVLKALALGAKCVFIGRPIVWGLTYKGEEGVRGVLQILTDEFRLSMALSGCRNVSEINRNLIQFSKL from the exons ATGTCCCTCATCTGCCTGTCAGACTATGAAGCCTACGCAAAAGACCACTTACCCAAAGCCACGTGGGAATATTACGCGGCCGGAGCGGACGATTGCTGCACGCGGGACGATAACCTGCTGGCTTTCAAACG TATCCGTCTGAGACCCCGGATGCTCCGCGATGTGTCCGTGACAGACACTCGGACAACGGTCCTGGGGACGGAGATCAGCTGTCCCATCGGCATCGCCCCCACCGCGTTCCACTGCTTGGCATGGCCGGACGGAGAGATGAGCACCGCCAGAG CGGCGGAGTCGCTGAATCTGTGCTACGTGGCCAGTACTTATTCCACATGCTCAGTGGAGGAGATCGTGGCGGCCGCTCCCGACGGCTTCCGGTGGTTCCAGCTCTACGTGTACCGAGACCGCAAGCTGTCGGAGCAGCTGGTGCACCGGGTGGAAGCTTTGGGCTTCAAGGCTCTCGTCCTCACCGTGGACGTTCCTTACACGGGCAAGAGGAGAAGCGACATCCGCAACAAGTTTCGGCTCCCGCCGCATCTCAAGGTCAAGAACTTTGAGGGTGTGTTTGAG GAAAACTGCGGTCCGGATAATTATGGTGTCCCAGCCAACACCTTGGACCCGTCCATCAGCTGGAAGGACATCTACTGGCTAAGGAGCCTAACCCGTCTGCCTATCATCATCAAGGGAATCCTGACCAAGGAAGATGCGGAGCTGGCGGTGGAGCATGGCGTGCAAGGAATCATTGTGTCCAACCATGGCGGCCGGCAGCTGGACGGGGAGCTTGCCACG ATCGATGCCCTGTCGGAGATCGTGGATGCGGTGCAGGGCCGGATCGAGGTCTACATCGACGGAGGGATAAGAACAGGAAGTGATGTGCTGAAGGCCCTAGCGCTCGGAGCGAAGTGTGTGTTCATTGGACGACCTATTGTGTGGGGTCTCACGTACAAG GGTGAGGAGGGGGTGAGAGGCGTTCTCCAGATCCTGACAGATGAATTCCGCCTCTCCATGGCACTCTCAG gctGTCGGAACGTCTCTGAAATCAACCGAAACCTCATCCAGTTCTCTAAGCTTTAG
- the LOC128474611 gene encoding 3 beta-hydroxysteroid dehydrogenase/Delta 5-->4-isomerase-like, whose product MTVAGMRCLVTGASGFLGHRIVRLLLEEEEGLDEICLMDKTLSADLLRTREEFQGKASVKLLRGDIRDEEFLQQCCRGVDLVIHTAAIIDTVGKINKETLMAINVTGTERLLEACVRNNVRYFIYTSSVEVVGPNTRGDPITDGHEEQLYDSNLSFSYGQSKRLAEQKVLKANGRALKDGGTLVTCSLRPMYIYGEGSQFLELHLDQAILNGGVFLRQSRKEALVNPVYVGNVAWAHVQAARAMRDPDKAQEIGGNFYYISDDTPHLSYSDFNHVLGQELGLGVESRPALPYPLLYYVALLLEVLSFLAKPFVRFVPPFTRHLVVLLNTHFTFSYRKARKDLGYEPRYGWEEARRLTTAWIAEALPRRREQLNKSKRF is encoded by the exons ATGACCGTGGCGGGGATGAGATGCCTGGTGACCGGGGCCAGCGGCTTCCTCGGCCACCGGATCGTGCGGCTGCTGCTTGAGGAAGAGGAAGGTTTGGATGAGATCTGCTTGATGGATAAGACGCTGAGCGCCGACCTCCTGAGGACCCGTGAGG AGTTCCAGGGGAAGGCGTCCGTGAAGCTGCTGCGGGGGGACATCCGAGATGAAGAATTCCTTCAGCAGTGCTGCCGGGGGGTGGACCTGGTCATTCACACGGCCGCCATCATAGACACGGTGGGCAAGATTAACAAGGAGACCCTCATGGCTATCAACGTGACCG GCACGGAGCGGCTCCTGGAGGCCTGCGTGCGGAACAACGTGCGCTACTTCATCTACACCAGCAGCGTGGAGGTGGTCGGACCCAACACCAGAGGCGATCCCATCACCGACGGCCACGAGGAGCAGCTCTACGACAGCAACCTCAGCTTCTCCTACGGGCAGAGCAAGAGGCTGGCCGAGCAGAAGGTGCTGAAGGCCAACGGCCGGGCGCTCAAAGATGGCGGCACTCTGGTCACCTGCTCCTTGAGGCCGATGTACATTTACGGCGAGGGCTCCCAGTTCCTGGAGCTGCACCTGGACCAGGCCATCCTGAACGGCGGCGTCTTCCTGCGACAGTCCCGGAAGGAAGCTCTGGTGAACCCGGTGTACGTGGGGAACGTCGCCTGGGCTCACGTCCAGGCTGCCCGGGCCATGAGGGACCCGGACAAGGCCCAGGAGATAGGAGGAAACTTCTACTACATCTCCGACGACACCCCGCACCTCAGCTACTCCGACTTCAACCACGTCCTGGGCCAAGAGCTGGGGCTGGGAGTGGAGTCCAGGCCGGCCCTTCCTTACCCTCTTCTGTACTACGTGGCCCTCCTGCTGGAGGTGCTGAGCTTCCTGGCCAAGCCGTTCGTGAGGTTTGTCCCTCCGTTCACCCGACACCTCGTCGTCCTGCTGAACACTCACTTTACTTTCTCCTACAGAAAGGCCCGGAAGGATCTGGGCTACGAACCGCGCTACGGCTGGGAGGAGGCCAGGCGCCTGACCACGGCCTGGATCGCTGAGGCGTTACCCCGGCGGAGGGAGCAGCTGAACAAGAGCAAGCGCTTTTAg